Proteins found in one Microbacterium sp. SSM24 genomic segment:
- a CDS encoding WhiB family transcriptional regulator, producing the protein MTASQYRSGVPDNWFVDPVQLGVPGVRRPVEGEDDNPLSWQTDALCSQTDPEAFFPEKGGSTRDAKRVCGTCDVRGECLEYALQNDERFGIWGGLSERERRKLKRRAG; encoded by the coding sequence ATGACGGCATCGCAATACCGTTCCGGCGTTCCCGACAACTGGTTCGTCGATCCGGTCCAGCTCGGGGTTCCCGGCGTCCGCCGACCCGTCGAGGGCGAAGACGACAATCCGCTCTCCTGGCAGACCGACGCGCTCTGCTCGCAGACCGATCCCGAGGCCTTCTTCCCTGAGAAGGGTGGATCGACGCGCGACGCGAAGCGGGTCTGCGGCACGTGCGACGTCCGCGGCGAGTGCCTCGAGTACGCGCTGCAGAACGATGAGCGCTTCGGCATCTGGGGCGGTCTCAGCGAGCGCGAGCGCCGCAAGCTCAAGCGCCGCGCAGGCTGA
- a CDS encoding glycosyltransferase: protein MPARVHAILVVRPDGRTPAAYHLRRTLAALTEQSRPVDVLTIVLCGGDEALAEVARSSRAESVVETPASTGFAAAIALVAPRLDGDAVWLLAQDTAPEREALARLAGALELSPSAAFAAPKLVRWDDRSEIVSLGVGMTRFGRTIGLADGELDQGQHDGRTDVLGADVRGLLVRSDAWRELGGLDAALHGADEGLDLGVRARLAGARVALAPTAIVATAGDGVAGQPSALTAQRRRRRAYSSRVAQLHRRLAYAPGPAVPLHWLAILPLALWRTVVDLVRKEPGSILPEWGAAVVAMFRPVAVARSRKRLAQTKRTPWAQLAPLRTTSSELREQFGHEPAETVIGSPRRSELRFFSGGAAWLVLGALVVSLAAFPALLAWTTLGGGALQPLRTTIGQLWADAAYGQRALGLDTIGPADPLAGIIAILGSLSPVTPSRAVVVLWILALPLAALGGWFAATRVTDRSALRVTVGVLWALAPMFLVALTQGRPTAVLAHLLLPWLFLAGSVAHRSWAGAGAASLLLAAVLAVSPSLAPALVVAWAGSIVLAVVLRGGRGVARLIWVLIPALTLFAPLVWSASRRGELWGLLSDPGVPWAGPQVAPDAAGRALLAAGIPTPDLAGWTTMLPDGPTWWVPLLVAPIALLALISPLTQRWAAGITLLVVTALGMATAFAAVGIAVSFDQSTPIAIWPGSGLSLAWLGAIGAAAVALDAGLAPRLRLARGLAATVALLGIAVLAVPSLTAMARSTALLTSGPESTLPAYVAAEGNDDPDVGTIVLTPQNAGGVAAQVVWGGSETIGAQTTLLSTRTEPDEQAADLAELAADLVTSSADDVVADLAERGIAFVLVAPATAPESDAARTMRLSATTSLDQRDTLDAVGETAKGSLWRVTPELAQRPAVAASVHATAGLIAAAQVAVLAAALLLALPTSASRRESRQTPRVVGPHWQEGR from the coding sequence ATGCCCGCCCGAGTACACGCCATCCTCGTCGTGCGACCAGACGGCCGCACGCCCGCTGCGTACCATCTGCGCCGCACGCTGGCGGCGCTGACGGAGCAGAGCAGGCCGGTCGACGTCCTCACGATCGTGCTGTGCGGCGGCGACGAGGCCCTCGCAGAGGTCGCGCGGTCGTCACGGGCCGAGTCCGTCGTGGAGACACCGGCATCGACGGGATTCGCCGCCGCCATCGCGCTCGTCGCGCCGCGGCTCGACGGAGACGCCGTGTGGCTCCTCGCGCAGGACACGGCCCCGGAACGCGAGGCGCTCGCGCGTCTCGCGGGTGCGCTCGAGCTGTCGCCGTCCGCCGCATTCGCCGCGCCGAAGCTCGTGCGGTGGGACGACCGGTCGGAGATCGTCTCGCTCGGCGTGGGGATGACCCGCTTCGGGCGAACGATCGGCCTCGCCGACGGCGAGCTGGACCAGGGCCAGCACGACGGCCGCACCGATGTGCTCGGCGCCGATGTCCGCGGTCTGCTCGTCCGCTCGGACGCCTGGCGCGAGCTGGGCGGACTCGACGCCGCCCTGCACGGCGCCGACGAAGGGCTCGACCTCGGCGTGCGAGCGCGCCTCGCCGGCGCCCGCGTGGCGCTGGCGCCCACCGCCATCGTGGCGACGGCAGGCGACGGGGTGGCGGGTCAGCCGTCCGCGCTCACCGCGCAGCGCCGTCGTCGTCGGGCGTACTCGTCGCGGGTCGCCCAGCTGCACCGGAGGCTCGCCTACGCACCCGGGCCGGCGGTGCCGCTCCACTGGCTCGCGATCCTGCCCCTCGCGCTGTGGCGGACCGTCGTCGATCTGGTGCGCAAGGAACCGGGGAGCATCCTTCCGGAGTGGGGCGCCGCCGTCGTCGCGATGTTCCGTCCCGTCGCGGTGGCCCGGAGCAGGAAACGGCTCGCGCAGACCAAGCGCACCCCCTGGGCGCAACTCGCGCCGTTGCGCACGACGAGCTCCGAACTGCGCGAGCAGTTCGGCCACGAACCCGCGGAAACCGTCATCGGCTCACCACGACGGTCCGAGCTCCGGTTCTTCTCCGGCGGTGCGGCATGGCTGGTGCTGGGCGCCCTGGTCGTGTCGCTCGCCGCCTTCCCGGCACTTCTCGCGTGGACCACCCTGGGCGGCGGCGCGCTTCAGCCGCTGCGCACCACGATCGGCCAGCTCTGGGCGGATGCCGCGTACGGCCAGCGGGCTCTCGGGCTCGACACGATCGGCCCCGCCGACCCTCTCGCGGGGATCATCGCGATCCTCGGCTCGCTGTCGCCGGTGACGCCCTCCCGAGCCGTCGTGGTGCTGTGGATCCTGGCCTTGCCGCTGGCCGCTCTCGGGGGATGGTTCGCCGCCACGCGCGTGACGGACAGATCCGCGCTCCGGGTCACGGTGGGCGTGCTGTGGGCGCTCGCTCCCATGTTCCTCGTGGCGCTCACCCAAGGTCGTCCGACCGCCGTGCTCGCCCACCTGCTGCTGCCGTGGCTCTTCCTCGCCGGGTCGGTGGCGCATCGGTCCTGGGCGGGGGCGGGGGCGGCTTCGCTCCTTCTCGCGGCCGTGCTCGCGGTCTCGCCGTCCCTCGCCCCCGCGCTCGTCGTGGCGTGGGCCGGATCGATCGTCCTCGCCGTGGTGCTGCGCGGGGGAAGGGGCGTCGCGCGGCTGATCTGGGTGCTGATCCCCGCCCTCACGCTCTTCGCTCCCCTGGTGTGGAGCGCGTCGCGCCGGGGTGAGCTGTGGGGTCTGCTCTCGGATCCGGGCGTGCCGTGGGCAGGACCGCAGGTCGCTCCGGATGCCGCGGGCCGCGCCCTTCTCGCCGCAGGCATCCCGACCCCCGATCTCGCCGGGTGGACCACGATGCTGCCGGACGGCCCCACGTGGTGGGTGCCGCTGCTCGTCGCTCCGATCGCGCTCCTGGCACTGATCTCCCCGCTCACCCAGCGCTGGGCCGCCGGCATCACCCTTCTGGTCGTGACCGCCCTGGGAATGGCGACCGCCTTCGCCGCCGTCGGGATCGCGGTCTCGTTCGACCAGTCCACGCCGATCGCGATCTGGCCGGGAAGCGGTCTGAGCCTCGCATGGCTCGGCGCGATCGGCGCGGCAGCCGTCGCGCTCGATGCCGGACTCGCCCCGCGCCTGCGGCTCGCCCGAGGGCTGGCTGCCACGGTCGCGCTCCTCGGCATCGCCGTCCTCGCGGTCCCCTCCCTCACGGCGATGGCGCGCAGCACCGCGCTGCTCACCAGCGGCCCGGAGTCGACCCTCCCCGCCTACGTCGCGGCCGAGGGGAACGACGATCCCGACGTCGGCACGATCGTGCTCACGCCGCAGAACGCGGGGGGAGTCGCGGCGCAGGTCGTGTGGGGCGGCAGCGAGACGATCGGCGCCCAGACCACACTCCTGTCGACCCGTACCGAACCCGACGAGCAGGCCGCCGACCTCGCGGAGCTCGCGGCCGACCTCGTGACCTCGTCCGCCGACGACGTCGTGGCCGACCTGGCAGAGCGAGGAATCGCCTTCGTGCTGGTCGCCCCGGCGACGGCACCCGAGTCGGATGCCGCACGCACCATGCGGCTGTCGGCGACGACCTCCCTCGATCAGCGCGACACCCTCGATGCGGTCGGCGAGACGGCCAAGGGGTCGCTGTGGCGCGTGACGCCCGAGCTGGCGCAGCGGCCGGCGGTCGCGGCATCCGTTCACGCCACCGCAGGGCTCATCGCCGCCGCACAGGTCGCCGTCCTCGCGGCGGCGCTGCTGCTGGCCCTGCCCACGAGCGCATCGCGCCGCGAATCGCGGCAGACGCCGCGCGTCGTGGGCCCGCACTGGCAGGAGGGTCGATGA
- a CDS encoding O-antigen ligase family protein: MAVHSKHPAAAPPAPPVREKTGHLMLRGWCIFVMFMALSGTAWVHAFGELTAAVITIAGGILSVILWILIRPPVAWRRLPWFVVAFVALATLSLLWSAWPQTTALTLLLLWITTTQALFVGSVLTWRELVRAAASALKWVIALSILFELWVSVFVQAPILPGFEVAPADDPIEYWSRNNLFDGGRLQGIMGNANLLAPVALLAIIVFGIRIALRAPRRGLLWAWIALSAYLFYRASSATAYVAAAGVAIVLATVLLMRRARRPHQRTKYYVAYAVIGLGGLAALYLLRDTIFTALGRTADLTGREDIWEQVLARAAERPWFGWGYATPWAPWDPAFDGWIEDHGQTVLQAHNMWVDIRMQLGIVGVVVTALVYLAFVWRSWFFAVDRPRWDLRDDRPYSPITLLPTLIGAIVLVQGLAESTPLLLWGWMFVVMLGAKIKQSPHVGVGPAEQSLAIEQGEPTKQAP; the protein is encoded by the coding sequence ATGGCCGTCCATTCGAAGCATCCGGCGGCGGCGCCGCCCGCGCCCCCGGTCCGTGAGAAGACGGGCCATCTGATGCTGCGCGGCTGGTGCATCTTCGTGATGTTCATGGCGCTGTCGGGCACGGCATGGGTGCACGCGTTCGGCGAGCTGACGGCGGCGGTGATCACGATCGCCGGCGGCATCCTGTCGGTGATCCTCTGGATCCTGATCCGCCCGCCGGTGGCGTGGCGGCGTCTGCCGTGGTTCGTCGTCGCGTTCGTCGCGTTGGCGACGCTGTCGCTGCTGTGGTCGGCGTGGCCGCAGACGACGGCCCTGACGCTGCTGCTGCTGTGGATCACCACGACGCAGGCGCTGTTCGTCGGCAGCGTGCTGACCTGGCGCGAACTGGTGCGGGCGGCGGCATCCGCTCTGAAATGGGTGATCGCGCTGTCGATCCTGTTCGAACTGTGGGTGTCGGTGTTCGTGCAGGCGCCGATCCTCCCCGGATTCGAGGTCGCACCCGCCGACGATCCGATCGAGTACTGGTCCCGCAACAACCTGTTCGACGGGGGCCGGCTGCAGGGGATCATGGGCAACGCGAACCTGCTCGCGCCGGTCGCGCTGCTGGCGATCATCGTGTTCGGCATCCGGATCGCCCTGCGCGCGCCCCGGCGCGGACTGCTGTGGGCGTGGATCGCCCTGTCGGCGTACCTCTTCTACCGCGCCTCGTCGGCCACCGCGTACGTCGCCGCCGCCGGCGTGGCGATCGTCCTCGCGACCGTCCTCCTGATGCGCCGGGCCCGGCGGCCTCATCAGCGCACCAAGTACTACGTCGCGTACGCCGTCATCGGCCTGGGCGGACTCGCCGCGCTGTATCTCCTGCGCGACACCATCTTCACCGCACTGGGCCGCACCGCCGACCTCACCGGCCGCGAGGACATCTGGGAACAGGTCCTGGCCCGTGCGGCGGAACGGCCCTGGTTCGGCTGGGGCTACGCGACCCCCTGGGCCCCGTGGGACCCCGCGTTCGACGGCTGGATCGAGGACCACGGCCAGACCGTGCTGCAGGCGCACAACATGTGGGTCGACATCCGCATGCAGCTCGGCATCGTCGGCGTCGTCGTCACCGCGCTCGTGTACCTCGCGTTCGTGTGGAGGTCGTGGTTCTTCGCCGTCGACCGCCCCCGGTGGGACCTCCGCGACGACCGCCCCTACTCCCCCATCACCCTCCTCCCCACCCTGATCGGCGCGATCGTCCTCGTGCAGGGACTGGCCGAATCCACGCCCCTCCTGCTGTGGGGCTGGATGTTCGTGGTCATGCTCGGCGCCAAGATCAAGCAGTCCCCGCACGTGGGAGTGGGCCCGGCCGAGCAGAGTCTCGCCATCGAGCAGGGCGAGCCGACGAAGCAGGCGCCGTGA
- the ahcY gene encoding adenosylhomocysteinase, translating into MPTESAAAAAVRSLEFEVADLSLAEAGRHQLRLAENEMPGLMALREEFGPLQPLRGARIAGSLHMTVQTAVLIETLVALGAQVRWASCNIFSTQDEAAAAVVVGPAGSVDAPAGVPVFAWKGETLEEYWRLADRIFDWTAEGADGPNLILDDGGDATLLVHKGVEYERAGAVPDAAASDSAEFRIVLDTLRASLARDPQRFTRMAEGLVGVTEETTTGVHRLYELAASGRLLFPAINVNDSVTKSKFDNTYGIRHSLPDGLNRATDVLIGGKVAFVAGYGDVGKGAAEALRGQGARVIVGEVDPICALQAAMDGFQVARLETVIDQVDIVVTGTGNTRVVTPEHLLGLKHLAIVANVGHFDDEIDMTGLAAIPGAERVEIKPQVHEWRLPNGRSVLVLSEGRLMNLGNATGHPSFVMSASFTNQVLAQLELYTKSDAYPIGVYTLPKSLDEKVARLHLAALGVELTTLTAEQAAYIGVPVDGPYKLDHYRY; encoded by the coding sequence ATGCCGACCGAATCCGCCGCCGCTGCCGCCGTCCGCTCGCTCGAATTCGAGGTCGCCGACCTGTCGCTGGCCGAGGCCGGGCGCCATCAGCTCCGCCTCGCCGAGAACGAGATGCCCGGGCTCATGGCCCTGCGCGAGGAGTTCGGCCCGCTGCAGCCGCTGCGCGGCGCGCGCATCGCCGGCTCGCTCCACATGACGGTGCAGACCGCCGTGCTCATCGAGACTCTCGTCGCGCTGGGCGCGCAGGTGCGCTGGGCGAGCTGCAACATCTTCTCCACGCAGGACGAGGCGGCGGCCGCCGTCGTCGTCGGGCCGGCCGGCAGCGTGGATGCGCCGGCGGGTGTGCCCGTCTTCGCGTGGAAGGGCGAGACCCTCGAGGAGTACTGGCGGCTCGCCGACCGCATCTTCGACTGGACTGCCGAGGGTGCGGACGGCCCGAACCTGATCCTCGACGATGGCGGAGACGCGACGCTCCTGGTTCACAAGGGCGTCGAGTACGAGCGCGCGGGCGCGGTTCCGGATGCCGCAGCATCCGATTCCGCGGAGTTCCGCATCGTGCTCGACACGCTCCGCGCGAGCCTCGCCCGCGACCCGCAGCGCTTCACCCGCATGGCCGAGGGGCTCGTCGGTGTGACCGAGGAGACGACGACGGGCGTCCACCGGCTCTACGAGCTCGCGGCATCCGGTCGCCTGCTCTTCCCCGCGATCAACGTGAACGACTCCGTCACGAAGTCGAAGTTCGACAACACCTACGGCATCCGTCACTCCCTCCCGGACGGACTCAACCGGGCCACCGACGTGCTGATCGGCGGGAAGGTCGCGTTCGTCGCCGGCTACGGCGACGTCGGCAAGGGGGCGGCCGAGGCGCTGCGCGGTCAAGGCGCCCGGGTGATCGTCGGCGAGGTCGACCCGATCTGCGCTCTGCAGGCCGCGATGGACGGGTTCCAGGTCGCGCGCCTCGAGACGGTGATCGACCAGGTCGACATCGTGGTGACAGGGACGGGCAACACGCGCGTCGTCACCCCCGAGCACCTGCTCGGCCTCAAGCACCTGGCCATCGTCGCCAACGTCGGCCACTTCGACGACGAGATCGACATGACGGGGCTCGCCGCGATCCCCGGCGCGGAGCGCGTGGAGATCAAGCCGCAGGTGCACGAGTGGCGGCTCCCGAACGGCCGGAGCGTGCTCGTGCTGAGCGAGGGGCGTCTCATGAATCTCGGCAACGCGACGGGGCATCCGTCCTTCGTGATGAGCGCCTCGTTCACCAACCAGGTGCTCGCACAGCTCGAGCTCTACACGAAGAGCGACGCCTACCCGATCGGCGTGTACACGCTGCCGAAGTCGCTCGACGAGAAGGTGGCGCGGCTGCACCTGGCCGCGCTCGGCGTCGAGCTGACCACCCTCACCGCGGAGCAGGCGGCCTACATCGGCGTCCCGGTGGACGGGCCGTACAAGCTGGACCACTACCGGTACTGA
- the manA gene encoding mannose-6-phosphate isomerase, class I, with the protein MLVPLTNEPRDYEWGSATLIAGLAGRVPTGRPEAEVWFGDHPGDPSVTPDGRTLDVWLAEEGRATGAPEHLPYLLKLLAAASALSIQAHPSQPQAQAGFAREEAAGIPRDADDRIYRDENHKPELIVAVSDEFRALAGLRDLETSRRLVAALGSGARPLAERLLVPDVSLRDVLGWALSSEARDDVRDVIAAAVVATSDEFDDELSVVRTLQQRFPDDPGIVVALLMNLVTLRRGEGMFVPAGVLHAYLEGLGVELMAASDNVLRGGLTPKHVAVEELLVVLDAAPGAASVIQPRVLAPHVGRFDVPVSDFVLDRVTLSDADGELVRPVRGASIVLGTVGAVTVSGSASRAVETVVPGGAVLVTPDENEIILRGDGEVFMAAAGESARSSA; encoded by the coding sequence ATGCTCGTGCCGCTCACGAACGAACCCCGCGACTACGAGTGGGGGTCGGCCACCCTCATCGCGGGTCTGGCGGGACGGGTGCCCACCGGTCGTCCCGAGGCCGAAGTGTGGTTCGGAGACCACCCCGGCGACCCGTCGGTGACGCCCGACGGTCGCACGCTCGATGTGTGGCTCGCCGAGGAGGGCCGGGCGACCGGTGCGCCGGAGCACCTGCCGTACCTCCTGAAGCTGCTGGCGGCGGCATCCGCTCTCTCGATCCAGGCCCACCCGTCGCAGCCCCAGGCTCAGGCGGGCTTCGCGCGGGAAGAGGCCGCAGGGATTCCCCGTGACGCCGACGATCGCATCTATCGCGACGAGAACCACAAGCCCGAGCTGATCGTCGCCGTGAGCGATGAGTTCCGCGCGCTGGCCGGTCTGCGCGACCTCGAGACGAGCCGTCGCCTCGTGGCGGCGCTGGGTTCTGGCGCGCGTCCGCTCGCAGAGCGCCTGCTCGTGCCGGACGTCTCGCTCCGCGACGTGCTCGGCTGGGCGCTCTCGTCCGAGGCGCGAGACGACGTGCGCGACGTGATCGCGGCGGCGGTGGTGGCGACGTCCGACGAGTTCGACGACGAGCTCTCAGTGGTCCGGACGCTGCAGCAGCGGTTCCCCGACGACCCCGGCATCGTGGTCGCGCTGCTGATGAACCTCGTGACCCTCCGCCGCGGCGAGGGGATGTTCGTGCCGGCGGGGGTCCTGCACGCCTACCTCGAGGGGCTCGGTGTCGAGCTCATGGCCGCGAGCGACAACGTGCTGCGCGGCGGGCTCACGCCGAAGCACGTCGCCGTGGAGGAGCTGCTCGTGGTGCTCGACGCCGCCCCAGGTGCCGCATCCGTCATCCAGCCGAGGGTGCTCGCGCCGCACGTCGGGCGATTCGACGTGCCCGTGAGCGACTTCGTGCTGGATAGGGTGACGCTGAGCGACGCGGACGGCGAACTCGTGCGACCCGTGCGCGGCGCCTCGATCGTGCTCGGCACGGTCGGAGCGGTGACCGTCTCCGGGTCCGCGAGTCGCGCGGTGGAGACGGTCGTCCCGGGGGGCGCCGTGCTCGTGACACCGGACGAGAACGAGATCATCCTGCGCGGTGACGGCGAGGTCTTCATGGCCGCAGCGGGGGAGAGTGCTCGCTCGTCCGCGTAG
- a CDS encoding DUF5719 family protein, whose translation MSDRRVFRWATTSTRLLAGTVVSAAAVVAVVTAVTLPWPTVAREPAVVAAQPAPAASVVACDGPLLTVGRDVAQAGAVSIAAPQQVTSGVDEGAAPPEETVLAFDGQDLGEGPQVLTAPPQDRQRVDVAAAGAAIVSADDLAGFAASACRPPLLESWLVGGSGETGAADLVLLSNPGVVPATVQLTVFGAAGAQTPPGGTDVVVAAGTQRVIPLAGLVLGEASPVVRVSAAGAPVHASLQASITRTLTPGGVDQVSSIPEPLAEQTITGVAVTRAPGAEGASEVATLLRILAPSADTTASITVTPVGRDEPAREPEDVPLVAGEPVQVDLGGLPVGSYTVHVEAGEPLVAAVWQATGFEEGDDFAWYTPSPVVAVPSLFAAPGGPPPALTLVNPDAEPVDVTLSSEDGSYRLEVTVPGNGSMTARLSPRTVYLLDPGAGRIRAGVSLTGDGALAGMSVWSADAAAPDIIVYP comes from the coding sequence ATGAGCGACCGACGCGTCTTCCGCTGGGCGACGACGAGCACCAGGCTGCTGGCCGGCACCGTGGTGTCGGCGGCCGCGGTCGTGGCCGTGGTGACGGCCGTCACGCTGCCGTGGCCGACCGTGGCCCGTGAGCCCGCCGTCGTCGCGGCTCAGCCGGCACCCGCGGCGTCGGTCGTCGCGTGCGACGGTCCGCTGCTGACGGTCGGGAGGGACGTCGCTCAGGCGGGCGCCGTCTCGATCGCGGCGCCCCAGCAGGTGACCAGCGGTGTCGACGAGGGGGCCGCGCCGCCGGAGGAGACCGTGCTCGCCTTCGACGGACAGGACCTCGGCGAGGGGCCGCAGGTCCTCACCGCGCCGCCTCAGGACCGCCAGCGGGTCGACGTCGCCGCCGCGGGCGCGGCGATCGTCTCGGCGGACGATCTCGCCGGGTTCGCGGCATCCGCCTGCCGCCCGCCGCTGCTCGAATCATGGCTGGTCGGAGGGTCGGGTGAGACCGGAGCCGCCGACCTGGTGCTGCTGTCCAACCCGGGAGTCGTGCCGGCGACGGTGCAGCTCACGGTGTTCGGTGCGGCCGGCGCGCAGACGCCTCCCGGCGGAACCGACGTCGTGGTCGCCGCAGGGACGCAGCGCGTGATCCCGCTGGCGGGCCTGGTCCTCGGCGAGGCGAGCCCGGTCGTGCGGGTCTCCGCGGCCGGCGCCCCCGTGCACGCGTCGCTGCAGGCGAGCATCACACGCACCCTCACGCCCGGCGGCGTCGATCAGGTCAGCTCGATCCCGGAGCCGCTCGCCGAGCAGACGATCACGGGCGTCGCGGTGACCCGCGCGCCGGGAGCCGAAGGGGCCTCGGAGGTCGCGACGCTGCTGCGGATCCTGGCGCCGTCCGCCGACACCACGGCGTCGATCACCGTCACCCCGGTCGGGCGGGACGAGCCGGCCCGCGAACCGGAGGACGTCCCCCTGGTCGCCGGTGAACCCGTGCAGGTCGACCTCGGGGGCCTGCCCGTCGGGTCGTACACCGTCCACGTCGAGGCCGGTGAGCCGTTGGTGGCCGCGGTGTGGCAGGCCACGGGATTCGAGGAGGGCGACGATTTCGCGTGGTACACGCCGTCGCCCGTGGTGGCGGTGCCGAGCCTGTTCGCCGCACCGGGCGGTCCTCCGCCGGCGCTCACGCTCGTGAACCCCGACGCCGAGCCCGTCGACGTCACGCTCAGCTCGGAGGACGGCTCCTACCGCCTCGAGGTCACGGTGCCGGGCAACGGCAGCATGACGGCCCGGCTCTCGCCGCGCACGGTCTACCTGCTCGATCCGGGCGCCGGGCGGATCCGCGCGGGAGTGTCCCTCACCGGCGACGGTGCGCTGGCCGGCATGTCGGTGTGGTCGGCGGATGCCGCGGCCCCCGACATCATCGTGTACCCCTGA
- a CDS encoding metallopeptidase family protein — MAWRRTRSTESPSRRRSRHGRHGRDDRSPVVRPPLPPLDTRIDRFDLAVGTAAEFLRSAWPELRDVSFEIADMPQATDEDGIPRWTALRDERRIIVYRLPIERLSHLHRDDDLHRRMMIESCVFRAAAEYLDRDPWDLGPERFRFF, encoded by the coding sequence ATGGCGTGGCGGCGGACCCGGAGCACGGAATCACCGTCCCGTCGACGCTCGCGCCACGGGCGCCATGGGCGTGATGACCGCAGCCCGGTCGTGCGCCCGCCGCTGCCGCCGCTCGACACGAGGATCGACCGCTTCGACCTCGCCGTCGGCACCGCGGCGGAGTTCCTGCGGTCGGCATGGCCGGAGCTGCGAGACGTCAGCTTCGAGATCGCCGATATGCCGCAGGCCACCGACGAGGACGGCATCCCCCGCTGGACGGCGCTCCGCGACGAACGGCGGATCATCGTCTACCGACTGCCGATCGAGCGCCTCAGCCACCTGCACCGCGACGACGACCTGCACCGGCGAATGATGATCGAGAGCTGCGTGTTCCGCGCGGCGGCCGAGTACCTCGACCGCGATCCGTGGGACCTCGGCCCCGAACGGTTCCGGTTCTTCTGA
- a CDS encoding O-antigen ligase family protein — protein MTSPGQTPPHGWFATLLGSADLARAYTVTVLGAVFASFAIERLAGRVTYVSIIVGLCVLGAGILIARRQEISLLRLVPTTVLLFLGWALASVFWSSDSATSFWSWVTTAALAFLAVVIGHVRDTLQTVRALGDVLRALLAVSLAVEVLSGILLDVPIRFLGIQGKIAELGPIQGIFGTRNMLGFIAVMALITFLIEYRTQSVRPGVSYASVVLAGGLAALSDSPTVLVLAVGVGLAVAALALVRHTRPEHRGALQLGLGALVVVGVLAGYFARHPIIAWLGAGTDFSMRVNLWNVMVDYVRFEPVLGWGWFGAWSPREYPFGIINYILDSSHATGLNAYFDVLLQLGWVGLCFFIALAAIALVRAWLAASERRSVIYAWTPLILVALLIDSMFESFTLVGIGWMMLVLCAVRAGQSRSWRERIDAPGAAGGLPHDGGADIREPA, from the coding sequence GTGACGTCTCCCGGCCAGACTCCCCCGCACGGGTGGTTCGCCACCCTTCTGGGGTCGGCCGACCTCGCGCGCGCGTACACCGTGACGGTCCTGGGCGCGGTGTTCGCCTCGTTCGCGATCGAGCGCCTGGCCGGGCGGGTGACCTACGTCTCGATCATCGTGGGGCTGTGCGTGCTCGGTGCCGGCATCCTCATCGCGCGCCGCCAGGAGATCTCCCTGCTGCGCCTGGTGCCGACGACGGTTCTGCTGTTCCTCGGATGGGCGCTCGCGAGCGTCTTCTGGAGCTCGGACTCCGCGACCTCGTTCTGGAGCTGGGTGACGACGGCCGCACTCGCCTTCCTCGCGGTGGTGATCGGCCACGTCCGCGACACCCTGCAGACCGTGAGGGCGCTCGGCGATGTGCTGCGCGCGCTGCTCGCCGTGTCACTCGCCGTCGAAGTCCTCTCGGGCATCCTCCTCGACGTCCCGATCCGGTTCCTCGGCATCCAGGGCAAGATCGCCGAACTCGGACCGATTCAGGGCATCTTCGGCACGCGCAACATGCTCGGGTTCATCGCCGTGATGGCACTCATCACGTTCCTCATCGAGTACCGCACGCAGTCGGTGCGCCCGGGCGTCTCCTACGCGTCGGTCGTCCTCGCGGGCGGACTCGCCGCGCTCAGCGACTCACCGACCGTGCTCGTGCTCGCCGTCGGAGTCGGGCTCGCCGTCGCCGCCCTCGCGCTGGTCCGTCACACGCGCCCTGAGCATCGCGGCGCCCTCCAGCTCGGCCTGGGCGCGCTGGTGGTCGTCGGAGTGCTCGCCGGCTACTTCGCGCGGCATCCGATCATCGCGTGGCTCGGCGCCGGCACCGACTTCTCCATGCGGGTGAACCTGTGGAACGTGATGGTCGACTACGTGCGGTTCGAGCCCGTCCTGGGCTGGGGCTGGTTCGGCGCATGGAGTCCGCGCGAGTATCCCTTCGGCATCATCAACTACATCCTCGATTCGTCGCACGCCACCGGACTCAACGCCTACTTCGACGTGCTGCTCCAGCTCGGCTGGGTCGGGCTGTGCTTCTTCATCGCCCTCGCGGCGATCGCGCTGGTGCGGGCCTGGCTCGCCGCGAGCGAGCGCCGGTCGGTGATCTACGCGTGGACGCCGCTGATCCTCGTCGCGCTGCTGATCGACTCGATGTTCGAGAGCTTCACGCTCGTCGGGATCGGGTGGATGATGCTCGTGCTGTGCGCGGTGCGCGCGGGCCAGTCCCGCTCGTGGCGGGAGCGGATCGACGCCCCCGGCGCCGCAGGCGGACTCCCGCACGACGGCGGCGCGGACATCCGGGAACCAGCCTGA
- a CDS encoding DUF3499 domain-containing protein: MRERLCSKVACAREAVTTLTYDYGDQMAALGPLGGEGDPHAHDLCAIHTDRLSVPKGWVVVRHETLRV, from the coding sequence ATGCGCGAGAGACTCTGCTCCAAAGTGGCATGCGCCCGTGAGGCCGTGACGACGCTGACGTACGACTACGGCGATCAGATGGCCGCACTGGGACCCCTCGGCGGCGAGGGCGACCCGCACGCGCACGACCTGTGCGCGATCCACACCGACCGCCTGTCGGTGCCCAAGGGCTGGGTGGTCGTCCGCCACGAGACGCTGCGCGTCTAG